CGGCTGCTCCGCCAGATGAAGCGGGCTACGCCGATCCATGGTCCAAATAAGACCCGTAGCTAGCAGCACTAGCGACAACAGGGCGGCACCAACCGCGGTAAGAAAGGAGCGGGCCTTCATGGGCCTGCGATCGCGAATCAACTCATCTTTGTCCATCACCGCAGAATGGCGCCATGAGCCTTGTTCAACCACGTCCGATCAGCGCCCCTGACCTACAGCTTTGGCTTCAGGGAGATGCGCCTTCACCACAGGTTGTGGATGTGCGAGAAGCTCAAGAATTGATGATGGCCAAATTTCCCAACGACGTGCTGCACTTACCCCTAAGTGCGTCGTCTGAATGGATCGAAACACTGCAATCACGGCTTGCACCCGACCAACCCGTCGTGGTGCTTTGTCATGCCGGTGTGCGCAGCCATCACTTCGGTCTATGGCTCCTCGATCAAGCCTGGGGCCTAGAGGTTTGGAACCTAGAGGGGGGAATCGACGCCTGGAGCACCCAGGTGGATGACACCGTGCCCCGCTACTGATGAAGCCCTTATCGCGTCGTCAAGAGCAAGTTCTACAGGCCACGGTGCATCACTACGTCGACACGATGGAGCCGGTGGGAAGCCGAACGCTGGTGCAACGCTTCTCGATGCCCGCCAGCTCAGCCACCATTCGCTCAGCGATGGGTGCCTTGGAACAACGTGGACTCCTCACCCAACCCCACACGTCCTCTGGCCGGATTCCAAGCGCCCTGGGATATCGCCATTACGTGGACTGCCTCCTTCCTGAACCTGCAGCCACCGTCTTGCACTTGGAGCGAGAGCTCACAGGACTCAGCCTTGGCTGGGCAGCCCTTGATGATCTGCTCCTGCAGCTCGCACGCCGACTGACTGATTTCACCGGTTTGATGAGCCTCATCACCCGACCAACGCGGACACAACCTCAGCTCGCAGCGATTCGACTCGTGCAAAGCGGCGAACGGTTGCTGGTCATGCTGGTGGAGAACAGTGGTCATGCCAGTCATCTGAACTTGCGGTTACCGCATGCAACGAGCGATGAGCTGGACGCGATAGAACGCTGGGCCGAACAGCAATTACGAGGAGGAGCCCTGAACTGGGAGAAATTGCCCACCCAACTCCAACGGAGTGGGGATGTGCTGCGTCATGCCCTCGAACATCCATCGATCTCTGCCGAACCGACAACGCTGGTTCATGGTTTATCGCGACTGGTTGCCGAACCAGAATTCCAAAGCGCCCAAGATCTTGGCCCCTTGCTTCAGCTGATCGATGATGAACCCATGGCCCTGATTAGCCCTGGGGCTGAAGCGCGAGTGTTAATCGGCCAAGAGCATCCCCAATCAGCGCTGGAGGCGTGCTCAGTGGTGCAGGCTCCCTACCGATGTGGGCAAGAGGGGACAGGCCACATCGCTCTCATCGGACCCATGCGAATGGCTTACGCCACGGCGTGTTCCGCTGTTGAACGTGTTGCCCGCCACCTAGAGCTACTGCTCAGCTAACGGGCGACTTAACCACTCAGAGCTTGTCGCCAAGCTTCTCAGCGACTGTGTTGACATCTTTGTCGCCACGTCCCGAGCAGTTGATCACCACTTCACAGCCCTGGGGAAGGGTGGGGCAAAGCTGCTCCAACCAAGCAAAGGCATGGGCTGTTTCAAGGGCCGGAATAATCCCCTCCAACTCACTCACCAAGCGCAATCCATCCAGGGCCTGTTCGTCGGTGACTGCTGCGTATTCAGCCCGGCCAATCTCCTTGAGATAGCTGTGCTCAGGGCCAACACCGGGATAGTCCAAACCAGCACTTATGGAATGGGCTTCTTGCACCTGACCATCACTGTCTTGCAACAGCAAGCTCATTGCACCATGCAACACACCGGCGCGGCCTTCGGTGATGGTGGCGGCATGGCGAGGGGTATTCACACCGTCACCAGCGGCCTCTACACCAATCAGACGAACCGAGGTGTCTTGCACAAAGGGATGGAACAGCCCCATCGCGTTCGAGCCCCCTCCCACACAGGCCATCAACACATCTGGCAGGCGGCCAAAGGCTTCCTCACACTGCTGTTTCGCTTCCTGACCGATCACCGCGTGAAAATCGCGCACCAACATCGGGTAGGGGTGCGGACCAGCAACAGAACCGAGGATGTAGTGAGTGGTTTCCACATTCGTCACCCAGTCGCGAATCGCCTCGCTGGTGGCGTCCTTCAACGTGGCTGAGCCAGCTGTGACCGGTGCCACCGTGGCGCCAAGAAGACGCATACGGAACACATTGAGGGCTTGTCGGCGCATGTCCTCCGCGCCCATATAAATCACACAATCGAGGCCAAATCGGGCACAGACGGTTGCTGTGGCAACACCATGCTGACCAGCCCCGGTTTCAGCAATGATTCGTTTTTTGCCCATCCGCAGGGCCAAAAGCGCCTGGCCGAGAGCATTGTTGATTTTGTGAGCGCCGGTGTGGTTTAGATCCTCACGCTTCAGCCAAATGCGCGGGCCACCATCGTCTCGGCGGTAATGAGCCGTGAGTCGCTCGGCTTCATAGAGGGGAGTGGCCCGACCGACGTAGGTCTTGAGGAGATGGTTGAGTCGCCCCGTAAACGCTGGATCTGCCCAGGCTTGAGCTGCCGATTGCTCCAACTCCGCCAACGCTGGCATGAGAGTTTCTGGAACGTACTGGCCACCGAAGCGTCCGAAACGTCCATGGGCACCTGGACGGGCCGACGGTTGAAGGCTGGAGGGATCCGGTTGGGAGGCTTTCGGCAGAGTGCTGGTCACGGATCCAGATCGAAGCGTTAAGCCAGCGTAAGCAGGCAAACACGCGATGACGTGGCTCTCAAACTTTGATTCGTAGATCTGAAGCTCGATAGGGGGGCTCAACGCTGTTGAAGGTGAAGCCCACCAGGGCACTGACGTTCGTCATTGAGAATGGAGCGACGTAGCGAACAGCGGGTGATGCCGAAGGGCAGCTGGCAGGAATTCAGCAGCGCCGACAGTCTGCAAAGGCCCAAGGGGCCGGCAGCGGCGCCAACTCCGAAGGCGGATCAGATGGTGCGAGTCCAGCCCACCCGTGGAGGGAAAGGGGGGAAAACGGTGACGGTGATTCGTGGCTTGGAACTCGAACCAGATGGCTTCAAGGCTTTGCTGAAAAAACTGAAGAGCCGTATCGGCAGCGGGGGCACCACCAAAGACGGCGTGATCGAACTGCAGGGAGACCAAGTGGATTTGAGCCTGACCCTGCTCACGCAAGAGGGCTACCGACCAAAACGTGCGGGCGGTTAAGGAACAGCATTCACTTGGGTGAGAATGACTGCCTTCTTGCCCTTTGTTATGACCGCGTCCACACCCAAGGCCACCAACATCGTCTGGCATGAGGCCTCAGTCGATCGGGCCGCCAGGGCAGACAAACGCGGACATCGCAGCGCCATTCTTTGGTTCACCGGGCTCTCTGGCTCTGGCAAAAGCACCCTGGCCAATGCCGTCAATGCCGCCTTATTTGAGCGCGGGCTGGCCACCTACGTATTAGACGGAGACAACGTTCGCCATGGCCTCTGCAAAGACTTGGGCTTCTCCGACGCCGACCGTGAAGAAAATATCCGTCGCATCGGCGAAGTCGCGAAATTATTCCTCGATGCAGGCGTCATCGTGCTCACCGCCTTTGTATCGCCGTTTCGGGCCGACCGAGACAAAGCACGGGACCTCGTGGAGGCCGGCGATTTTTTCGAGATTTTCTGCGCGGCGGATCTAGAGGTTTGCGAATCCCGTGATCCCAAGGGTCTGTATGCGAAGGCCCGCTCAGGTGCCATCAAAGAATTCACAGGCATTTCAAGCCCCTATGAGGCTCCTGATACCCCGGAACTAAAGATCGACACCGGTGCTCAAGAGCTGGCTCAATCGGTTGAGGTGGTGATTAAGGCTCTACAGGACAAGGGAGTGATTCCGGCTGCTTGACCTCCGGCGAACCCAAATCCGAGCGTGCTGCGTCGGCCAGCGTTTTGATACAGCTGGCCACCGGCACCGCCAACAGCAACCCCAGCAGTTCTCCCAAGCCAAGAAGTCCAGCCAATCGGGCACCGACAGGGAGAGCAATCAGAAGCCAGGCTGGTTGCAAGCCCACGATGCTGCCCATCAAACGGGGCTGAATCACCTGATCCACGATTTGGCCTACCGCAATGGCGGCGGCGAGGAGCTCCAAGCCCGTCCGGGGATCCTGCACCCCAAGGATGGCGCTCACAAACACAATCGTTAGGGCACTGGCATAGGGAATAAGGGTGCTGAAGCCGATCAACACGGCGAACAACACTCCATAGGGAATCTCCAAAACGGTGAACACCAATAGCTGGCCCCCGCTGAGGATCAAAGCCAAGACCACCTGACCGGCGAAATACCCGCGAAACGTCCGACCCAGCGTGGTGGTCACCAGCTCCCGCCATCGAGCTGGCAACCATTGGGCGAGACCAGCCGTGATCGAGTCGGCCCCTAAAAGCAGGAACACCGCCAAAACCAACACGATCACGGTGTTGATCGACGTGCCAACGGTGGCCCCAAGGATGCTGAGCAAGCGTTGGCTGAGCTGGGTCGCCACCCGACTGATTTGAGAGACCAAGTCACTGCTGAGATCAGCAAAGTCTGCAGGGAGCCCATGGGCAATCGCCCATGCCTGACCATGGTTAATGCCCTGTTCAGCGGCTGTGAGTAACGACGGTGCAGCACTGATCAATTGGCTGAGCTGCACAACTAACAAAGGCAACAGCTCAACAACCGCGAAGCCAAGCAATCCCGCAGTGAGCAAGACCACCACAGTGATTGCCGGTAAGCGCGGCAGTCCACGGCCCATCAGCCAACGGCAGGGGATGTCCAACAAAAAGGCGATCAACGCTGCCGTAATAAACAGGCCCGGGAATGGAGCGAACTGCACCAGCACCCGTTTCAACACAAACACGTTCAACCCGATCACGGGAAGCACCAAACCAATCCGAAACCAGGCGGGCCATGCGTTCACTTAGCGGGTCTCTCCGGGGAGCGAAGCGCTGGAGGCAAGAGCAACGTATTGACACCAAAAACCCAGCCAAGCGGCAATCCCGAGCAACTTGAACCCCTCTTCAGTGAGTTGAACCGTTGTAGGGGGGAAGGGCAAATAGTTCTGCAGCGCATCGATCAACACGGAAGAACCCAGAAGCAGCACCGACAACAAAAATGAGTCCCCTCCAAACCGTCGTAAGGGTTTGCGGAAGCAAACCAACAGCAACACGCTGAACACGGTGTAGGTGATGTAAAGCGTTGCCTCCCCGAGATAGCGGTCATGGACGAGAAACATGTCGTCCAAGCACAACCAAAGCGAAAAGCCACCCCCGCAAAAAGCAAATTGCCTCCAAGCGATAGGACCTCTTATTTGGCCCGAACCCGCCGCAAACAATGCAATCGCAGCCGCTGCCATCCAGAGCAAATAACCGACGCTGGAGATAAAACCCAAGCCCAAGGGCGCGTCGCATGTTTGAGCCAAATCACGCACGACGAGTTGAAGGTCGATTCCTTCAGCCGAACTCCAAACCAGAGAAATGGCGTAGAGGACCGCTGCAGGGACCAGCGTCCACCGAATCGTGGAGCGGAGGGTGGACATCACGATTGAGCGCTGCATCAGCTCATTTGCTCCAAATAAGCGCTGCTACCCAGATCGAGAAGGCGCGCGTCTTTTTCCACCACTCCATCGTGCAGGCTGCTGCGGTAGTCCGCTAGCCGTTGCGTCAGGTCGTTATCGGAGGTGGCCAAAATCTGAGCCGCCAACAAACCTGCATTGAGGCCCCCTCCAATCGCCACCGTGGCCACAGGGATACCGGCGGGCATCTGCACGATCGAATGGAGTGAATCCACCCCAGACAAAGCACGGCTCTGCACTGGAACCCCGATGACAGGAAGGGTCGTGAGAGCCGCCACCATGCCGGGGAGATGCGCAGCACCACCGGCACCGGCCACGATGACGCGGAAGCCACGCCCATGGGCTTGCTCTGCGAAAGCCACCATTTCCAAAGGGGTGCGATGGGCTGACAACACCCGAACCTCGACCGTGACGCCAAGCTGCCGCAAGATCGCTGCTGCAGGTTCCATCGTTGGCAGATCGGAATCGCTGCCCATCACCACGGCAACACTGGCAGAAAGAGAGGGTGCTGTCACGTCAGATTCCGGCGAGACTGCCATCGTCTCCCCCACCGGCCTGCAGCGCCAGCCCTGATGCGACGGATCACCAATGTGCGCCTGCCCGCACCCTTGGGCGGTGCAACCAAACAACGCCATTGGCTGAGCCTCAGCGTTGATGACACGATCACTGGAATCGGCCGGATGGGACCGAACGACAGCCCAAGCGACAAGGCACGTCCTGACACGGACGCCGAAAACTGGAACGGCGACTGGATTAGCCCTCGCGCAATCGATCTGCAAATCAATGGCGGCTTGGGCTTGGCCTTCCCCGAACTGACACCCAGCGACCTACCGCGACTCGTGGAACTGCTGGATTTGCTATGGAGCGATGGCGTCGAAGCGATTGCGCCAACGTTGGTGACGTGCGGAATTGAGCCCCTTCGTAATGCCCTGGCCGTTTTACGAGAGGCCAGGACGCAGCATTGCGCTGGCCGCTGTCAGCTTTTGGGGGCCCACCTTGAAGGTCCATTTCTGGCGGAATCACGCCGGGGCGCCCATCCCCGGGAGCACCTGGCCAGCCCAACCCTGACGGCCCTGGAGGCACGCATCAACGGCTTCGAATCCGAGATTGCCCTGATGACCCTGGCCCCAGAACTGGTGGGGGCCGATGCAGTGATTCAGCGGCTGAAGGATTTGGGAATCATGGTGGCCCTCGGGCACAGCGCCGCCAACGCCAACACCGCTGGCCAAGCGTTCGAGAGAGGGGTGGGCATGCTGACCCACGCCTTCAATGCCATGCCAGGACTCCATCACCGCGCGCCAGGACCGATCGGCGAAGCCTGTCGAAACGGCCACATCGCCCTAGGACTGATTGCTGATGGCGTGCATGTCGACCCCACCATGGCGGTGTTGCTTCAACGGCTGGCCCCAAGCCAAATCGTGTTGGTGAGCGATGCCCTAGCGCCCTACGGGCTCGCCGATGGCACACACCGCTGGGATGAACGAACCCTGCTGGTGAAGAACGGCACCTGCCGCCTCGAGGACGGAACCCTGGCGGGGGTGACCTTGCCACAACTCGAGGGAGTGAAGCGCCTTGCCCGCTGGAGCAAGGACGGATCAGCCGCCATCTGGAGTGCCACGGTGGCCCCCCGCGGCCTCATCAACGGCCCTAACGGGGTCGTCGACGCTTTGATCGGGAAACCCCTTTCAGCACTTCTGCGCTGGCATCAACCCGAGCAAGGAGACCTTGACTGGACCTGCGCTGCTTAGGATCCCGCGGATAACGACCTTTCACCAATGGCCTCCGATTCACTGCTGACGCAGATCCAGGCCGAAAAGGACGAAGTGAAGGGATACTTCGAAACGACTGGCTTTGATCGCTGGAACCGCATCTACAGCGAAAGCGACGAGGTGAACAAAGTGCAGCGCAACATCCGTATCGGTCATCAAAAAACCGTGGATGAAGTGGTGAGCTGGATCCAAGAGAGCGGCGCCGTGCACAACGTGAGCTTCTGCGATGCCGGTTGTGGAGTCGGCAGCCTCAGCCTGCCGTTGGCGGCGATGGGGGCAGGATCCGTCCATGCGAGCGATATTTCCGCCGCCATGGTTCAAGAAGCAGAGCGTCGCGCCCGCGAAGCCGGCCTCGACATGGGCAAGCTGAATTTCTCAGCCAGTGATCTGGAGAGCCTCCAAGGCTCCTTTCACACTGTCTGCTGCCTGGATGTCTTCATCCATTACCCCCAGCCAGCGGCGGAGGCGATGGTGAAGCATCTCTGTGGACTAACTCAAGAGCGATTGATCGTGAGCTTCGCGCCATACACGCCCCTCCTGGCTCTGCTCAAAGGGATCGGCCAACTGTTCCCAGGCCCCAGCAAAACCACGCGCGCTTACACACTGAAGGAAACCGGGATCGTGAAAGCTGCAGAAGACTGCGGCTTCAAGCTGGTGCGGCGCAGCCTTAACAAGGCACCTTTTTACTTCTCTCGTTTAATCGAATTCAACAAGATATAGATCACCTGATTTCATCATTTCTAAACAATAAATATCTCCTTTTCTTTTAGTAAGCAAAGCTTGCAAAGTTTCTAACCGCAAACTTGTTGGTTAAAAGTCGAATTCTTTCGGCAGGGGAGCCGTAAACGACAACCCTGCCGCAGTTAGTGCGTTTAACCGCCAGGAATGCAAGCCATATCCACCATCCCCAGGGGTTGCTGTCTCAGAAATCTTGCGATTGAGCAGGTACAGCGGATCTCCCAATAAAGGACTGCCCAACTGGGCCAAATGAATCCGGATCTGATGGGGCCGCCCCGTGCGGATTGTCACCTCGAGACGATCTCCAGCAGCGCAACGGTCCAACAAGCGCACCGTGGAGTGAGCCGTGAGCCGCTTCCTTGTCGGCTCCTGGTCCAAAGGTTCTGGTCCCCAAATCCAACCCAGCAACGGATGCTGGCGTTCCACCACATCAGTGCTCACCACCAAGCTTTGGCCGGGCTCCAACCCCTCCACCCGACGCGCCCACGCCTGATAGATCTTCTGACAACGACTTTCTGGCCGGAACTGTTTCGACAACGCTGCCCGGGTTGCTGCCGTCCTGGCACAAACCTGTAAGCCCGACGTGAACCGACCCAGCCGATGCACGGGTTTAGCCCCAGTCGATGCGAGCAATGCGGTGAGTGTGTGCTCCAAAAAGCCGCCACCAGGCATCACCGGCAACCCCGATGGCTTGTTGATCACCAACAAATCACCATCGTCATGAATGGTGTCCCATTGATCCGGAATGGCCTCCTCAAGCCAAGGTGGCCTCTGCCAACAGATGTCATCTCCACTGGTCAGCTGCATATCTCCAGCCAACGGCTCACCGTTGCGATGCATTTCCCCGGCTGCAATCCGCTCCAACCAAACGGCCGCTGCTGAGTGCTGATGGCGGTTCGCCATCCACTGGCTTAACCATGCACCTTCGCCATGGGACTGCACACGATCGTGATGGGCCCAACCTGCATTGAATGCCGCCGGCCTCCAGCCCTGCTTCGAGCAGGCAACCCCATCCACCATCAAGTCACCAGCCGGTGTTCCAAGGCGTAGCGCACCAGTTCCGTGCGACTGGACGTGCCCGTCTTGTTGAACAAACGGCTGACGTACTTCTCGACATTGCGGATCGACGTTTCCAGCTGACGGGCGATCTCCTTGTTCATCAAGCCCTCCGCCACCAACTGCAGCACGCTTGCTTCCCGCGGCGTGAAGCTGTGCGCCACCGGATCCTTGGAAGGCAAGGCCTCAGCTTGGGCCAACAAAGAGCGAATCTCTGTGATCTGCTTGGCCATCTGCCCCATATCCGTATCCGCGAAGCGCGCTGCCTCCTGCAAAAGCCGCTGCTGGCGTTGCGCCACATTGCGCACCCGCGCCACCAGCTCATCGGGATCGAACGGCTTCGGGATGTAGTCGTCCACCCCAGCCATGTAGCCCTGGGTGCGATCAGCCGTCATGCCTTTCGCCGTTAAGAAAATCACGGGGGTGCCGCCGAGCCGTTCGTCGTCTCGCAATTTCTTCAATAGGCCGTAACCATCCAGCCGAGGCATCATCACGTCGCTAATCACCACATCGGGCAACATCTGCTGCGCCTTCGTGAATCCTTCCTCCCCATCCACCGCGGTGGTGACATCAAAACCCTCATCCTCGAGGTATGCCTGGACCGCCGTGCGCAACCCGGGCTCGTCGTCTACCAGAAGCAACCTTGGCGCCGGGGGCGGTGCTTCTTGCTCTTCACTAGGGGGGGTTTGGGCGTCGCTCATGGCTGGAGTCGCTCTCCCATCAATGTATGGAGGTTGCGCTTAGGGGGCCAGTGCGGGTAACTGCTCCTGGCGTTCGGAGAGCAGCGTGGAAAAGCCCAATTCCAGGGCTTTTTCACGCAAGGTTGCAGGGTCGGTTCCCGCGACCTCCGGTACACACGCGGCCCACCACACCAGATGATCTTCTCGATTGCCCTCCAAGATCGGCCCACCGGGATTCAAATGCCGAACGAACACCGCCGAAAGCGTTCGCTTCACCCGGAGTGGGTTATCAACCCCGCAATCCACTGACTCCACATAAACATTCAGGTCGGACGGCGATTCTTCCCAAAGGCTGTAGCTGCGCAAGGTTCCGCCGCCCCCTACGGACTTGATCCCATAGATGCCAATGATGCGAGGCCCTCCAGCATCCGGCTCCTCCATCAGCACCTGCAGATCCTTGGGTCGTGAATTTTTCATCTGTTCCAGCACCTCCTTACGGCTGATCGCCTCTGCCGCCAATGGAGCCAGTAACAGCGCTAGCCCAAGGCCAAGGCCCAAACCCAACCGAGCCATCGGGAAACGCAGACCCATGCGAAGACGGACGACAACGCCAATCATGATCGCAATAGTTGCCATACCCAGCTGAACGGCGCGCCCCTCGCTTTTGACTTCCAAGCCACCACCCCCTGCTCAGCGGAGGTGGTGGAAGCGATGGCGCCCTATTGGAGTGACCATTGGGGCAATCCCTCGAGCCGTCAACATCGCCAGGGCCTCACCGCCTCCGCTGCCGTGGCCCTAGCGCGGCGCCAGATCGCAGAGGCCCTCGACATCGATCCCAATCGATTGATTTTTACTAGCGGCGCCACCGAAGCCAACAATTTGGCCCTGCTTGGCCATGCGCGAACCCATGGTTGCGGTCATGTGATCAGCGTGAATACGGAACACCACGCTGTGTTGGATCCCCTCGCACAACTGCAACGGGAAGGATTCCAGGTTTCGCTGCTCCAAGCCCAGTCCAATGGCTTGATCACGCCAGCCCAACTTGAGGAAGCGATCAGGCCGGACACGCGTTTGGTGAGCGTCATGGCCGCCAACAATGAAATCGGCGTCTTGCAGCCCCTGAAAGAACTCGCAGAGATCTGCCGAAATCGCGGGGTCGTCTTTCACAGCGATGCAGCGCAAGCCTTTGGACACATCCCGCTCGAACCGGACAACCTGGGGCTTGATCTCGTCAGCCTCAGCGCTCACAAGCTCTACGGCCCCAAAGGCATCGGCGCCCTGGTGATCCGCGAGGGGGTTCAGCTACAGCCCCTGCAATGGGGGGGTGGCCAGGAGGCAGGCCTTCGCGCTGGCACGCTGCCCAGCCCTTTAATCGTGGGCTTTGCCGCGGCCGTGCAAGAGGCGATGGCGGATCGAGATGAACGCCACACACGGCTTGGTGGGCTGAGGGATGAACTCTGGAACGGGCTCAACGATCAACTCCCCGCCGTGGAACGCAACGGCGCCGCAGCTCCCCGCTTAGCCAACAACCTCAACATCACTCTTCCTGGCATGAGCGGCAGCCGCCTGCATCGCAGCCTTCGGCCCCATCTCGCCTGTAGCAGCGGTTCCGCCTGCAGCAACGGCGCCCCCTCCCATGTGCTTCTGGCCATCGGACGTTCACGCGCCGATGCAGAGGCCTCCCTCCGCCTCAGCCTGGGACGTTCGACCACCGCCAACGCGGTCGAACAAGCCATCGCAAGCATCGTTGAAGCCGTGGCTGCACAACAAACCTGAGCTCCCTACGGTCCGCCCAGGCTCCTTTCACCGTCTCTCGACCATGAGCACCGAACGTGCCCAACTATCCATCGGCACTGCCATTCAGGAGGGATGGGCCGCGTTCCGCCGAGCTCCCTGGTTCTTTGTTGGTTTTGTACTCCTCACTGGCGTGCTCAGCCAGCTATTGGCGGTTCTCCCACTCCCTGGAGTGGGCAGCTTGTTGAGTGCTTTGGTGAACCTTTGGGGGGCAGTTGGTTTAATTCGCGGATCGTGGATTGCGCTCAACGGTGAGGCACCTCGGTTCCAAGACTTCATTCAGGTGAATTGGCCTGCTATTTGGCGACTGTTCAGCAGCCAAATTGTGCTCACCCTGCTGCTGGTGCCGATTGTTATCGGTTTGATGTTCGCCAGCCTCACCGCAGCCGATGCCTGGGGTTTATTGACCCCAATCGCCAACCTGGCTCTCACCGTGGACCCCACAGACCCACGGTTAATAGAGGCCTTCAGCGACATCGGGCCGCGTTTGCTGCAACAGGTGGCCACCAATCCCTTTGCGGTGGTGATTGTTGTTTTCACTGCGCTTGTAGGCCTTTATATCCAGGTGAACCAAAGCTTTCTTGGCTTCATCGCGCTCCTCGACGGTCGCGGCCCTATCGCCACCATCCGGCATGGCTTGATGGTGGTTCAGGGCCAGTGGTGGCAAGTGTTCGGCCTGTTGGTGCTGCAGGCGCTCATCTTGCTTCTAGGCGTTTTGGCCTGCTTGGTCGGCCTTGTAGCCGCAGCACCCGTATGCCTGTGCATCACCGGTGCCGCTTACCGACAACTGTTTA
The DNA window shown above is from Synechococcus sp. CC9902 and carries:
- a CDS encoding cysteine desulfurase family protein; this translates as MAPYWSDHWGNPSSRQHRQGLTASAAVALARRQIAEALDIDPNRLIFTSGATEANNLALLGHARTHGCGHVISVNTEHHAVLDPLAQLQREGFQVSLLQAQSNGLITPAQLEEAIRPDTRLVSVMAANNEIGVLQPLKELAEICRNRGVVFHSDAAQAFGHIPLEPDNLGLDLVSLSAHKLYGPKGIGALVIREGVQLQPLQWGGGQEAGLRAGTLPSPLIVGFAAAVQEAMADRDERHTRLGGLRDELWNGLNDQLPAVERNGAAAPRLANNLNITLPGMSGSRLHRSLRPHLACSSGSACSNGAPSHVLLAIGRSRADAEASLRLSLGRSTTANAVEQAIASIVEAVAAQQT
- a CDS encoding response regulator transcription factor — protein: MSDAQTPPSEEQEAPPPAPRLLLVDDEPGLRTAVQAYLEDEGFDVTTAVDGEEGFTKAQQMLPDVVISDVMMPRLDGYGLLKKLRDDERLGGTPVIFLTAKGMTADRTQGYMAGVDDYIPKPFDPDELVARVRNVAQRQQRLLQEAARFADTDMGQMAKQITEIRSLLAQAEALPSKDPVAHSFTPREASVLQLVAEGLMNKEIARQLETSIRNVEKYVSRLFNKTGTSSRTELVRYALEHRLVT